In the Gammaproteobacteria bacterium genome, one interval contains:
- a CDS encoding cupredoxin domain-containing protein codes for MHVDPLEKIWIGIVILLTAVMLGSIFYTAFAGSVHPPSNVEVVDSTALHLTEEFAEDNLGVRDNEDGSVTVTMVATRYGFYPQHVEIPAKTPVTFRFATPDTLHGLHIPTTNVDTMVIPGYVSEVNTELQSTGTFPMYCNEYCGVGHHAMWSRVTIVPPKG; via the coding sequence ATGCACGTGGATCCGCTTGAAAAGATCTGGATCGGCATCGTCATCCTGCTGACCGCAGTCATGTTGGGTTCCATCTTCTATACCGCTTTCGCCGGCAGTGTGCACCCGCCCAGCAACGTGGAGGTAGTGGATTCCACCGCACTCCATCTCACCGAGGAGTTCGCGGAGGACAACCTCGGCGTCAGGGATAACGAGGACGGCAGCGTCACCGTCACCATGGTGGCCACCCGCTACGGCTTCTACCCGCAGCATGTGGAGATTCCCGCCAAGACGCCGGTGACCTTTCGCTTCGCCACGCCCGACACCTTGCACGGGCTGCACATCCCTACCACCAACGTGGACACCATGGTGATTCCCGGCTACGTCTCGGAGGTCAACACCGAGCTCCAGTCCACCGGCACCTTTCCGATGTACTGCAACGAGTATTGCGGCGTGGGCCACCACGCCATGTGGAGCAGGGTAACCATCGTCCCCCCCAAGGGATAA
- the smpB gene encoding SsrA-binding protein SmpB, with protein MATKKKAAPGNLIAANKKAGHDYSFTEKLEAGLVLEGWEVKSLRAGRAQLRDSYVLVKDGEAWLLGAHITPLPTASTHIKPEPDRTRKLLLHRNQLDTLIGAVDRKGFTVVPTRMYWKKGRAKVEVALAKGKKLHDKRATEKERDWQRDKQRILKVN; from the coding sequence ATGGCCACCAAGAAGAAAGCCGCCCCCGGCAACCTCATCGCCGCCAACAAGAAGGCGGGCCACGACTACAGCTTCACCGAGAAGCTGGAGGCGGGGCTGGTGCTGGAGGGCTGGGAGGTGAAGAGCCTGCGGGCGGGGCGGGCCCAGCTGCGGGACAGCTACGTGCTGGTGAAGGACGGCGAGGCCTGGCTGCTGGGGGCCCACATCACGCCCCTGCCCACGGCCTCCACCCACATCAAGCCGGAGCCCGACCGCACCCGCAAGCTGCTGCTCCACCGCAACCAGCTGGATACCCTCATCGGCGCCGTGGACCGCAAGGGCTTCACGGTGGTGCCCACCCGCATGTACTGGAAGAAGGGCCGAGCCAAGGTGGAGGTTGCCCTGGCCAAGGGCAAGAAACTCCACGACAAGCGCGCCACCGAGAAGGAACGGGACTGGCAGCGGGACAAGCAGCGCATCCTCAAGGTTAACTGA
- a CDS encoding RnfABCDGE type electron transport complex subunit D, with the protein MKAHDPLRVDAAGAPYITPAPGVGRVMVLVVAALVPGIAAHVALFGWGLLVNITLAVAAALVFEALMLAIRGRPVVSFLADGSAVVTAVLLALCLPPMAPWWLPVTGAFIAIVGAKQLYGGLGYNPFNPAMAGYAVLLIAFPLELSTRTLPLALQQAPPDLAATIAYSLGGGGAAGLDAMTAATPLDRLRTGVGLGQAMAEIRAAPVFGALAGRGMEWVNLAFLAGGVVLVALRIISWHIPVSMLATLAAVAGIAHLAGPEHYADPLFHLLGGATMLGAFFIATDPVTAATTPAGKLVYGAGIGLLIYAIRAWGGYPDGVAFAVLLMGLTVPLLDTYLRPRIFGARRARVRDGS; encoded by the coding sequence ATGAAGGCGCACGATCCCCTGCGCGTGGATGCGGCGGGCGCGCCCTATATCACCCCGGCCCCCGGGGTGGGGCGGGTGATGGTGCTGGTGGTGGCGGCCCTTGTGCCCGGCATCGCCGCCCACGTGGCCCTGTTCGGCTGGGGACTGCTGGTGAACATCACCCTGGCGGTGGCCGCGGCCCTGGTCTTCGAGGCCCTCATGCTGGCCATCCGCGGGCGCCCGGTGGTGTCCTTCCTGGCCGACGGCAGCGCCGTGGTCACCGCCGTCCTGCTGGCCCTGTGCCTGCCCCCCATGGCGCCGTGGTGGCTGCCCGTGACCGGCGCCTTCATCGCCATCGTCGGGGCCAAGCAGTTGTACGGGGGACTCGGCTACAATCCCTTCAATCCGGCCATGGCGGGCTATGCGGTGCTGCTCATCGCCTTCCCCCTGGAACTCAGCACCCGGACCCTGCCCCTGGCGCTGCAGCAGGCGCCGCCCGACCTCGCTGCCACCATCGCCTACAGCCTCGGCGGGGGCGGCGCCGCCGGCCTCGATGCCATGACGGCGGCGACACCCCTGGACCGCCTGCGCACCGGCGTGGGGCTGGGGCAGGCCATGGCGGAGATCCGCGCCGCACCCGTGTTCGGGGCCCTGGCGGGCCGGGGCATGGAGTGGGTGAACCTGGCCTTCCTGGCGGGCGGCGTGGTGCTGGTGGCGCTGCGCATCATCAGCTGGCACATCCCGGTGAGCATGCTGGCGACCCTCGCCGCCGTCGCCGGCATCGCCCACCTGGCGGGGCCGGAGCACTACGCCGATCCCCTGTTCCATCTCCTCGGCGGGGCCACCATGCTGGGGGCCTTCTTCATCGCCACGGATCCCGTCACCGCGGCCACCACCCCGGCCGGCAAGCTGGTCTACGGCGCCGGCATCGGTCTGCTCATCTACGCTATCCGCGCCTGGGGCGGCTATCCCGACGGTGTGGCCTTCGCCGTGCTTCTCATGGGCCTCACGGTGCCCCTGCTGGATACCTACCTGCGGCCACGGATCTTCGGCGCCCGGCGCGCCCGGGTGCGGGATGGTTCCTGA
- a CDS encoding electron transport complex subunit E — translation MTESTHGRLMRQGLWHNNQALVALLGLCPLLAVTSTVVNGLGLGLATLATLVTTNVIVSAGRPWIRKEVRIPMFVLIIACVVTTIELLMSAHMEALFLALGIFLPLIVTNCAVIGRAEAFASRNPVGHAAMDGFAMGLGFLAVLVALGALRELVGHGTLMRDADILLGPWAAHLEVRLWADYRGFLPAVLPPGAFVGLALLIALKNKLDRLAARRRAGGRGPFAVWRGLDRAPAAERIMTD, via the coding sequence ATGACCGAATCCACCCATGGCCGGCTCATGCGCCAGGGCCTGTGGCACAACAACCAGGCCCTGGTGGCCCTCCTCGGTCTGTGCCCCCTGCTGGCGGTGACCTCCACCGTGGTCAACGGCCTCGGCCTCGGCCTCGCCACCCTGGCCACCCTGGTGACCACCAACGTCATCGTGTCCGCGGGGCGGCCCTGGATCCGCAAGGAGGTGCGCATCCCCATGTTCGTGCTCATCATCGCCTGCGTGGTCACCACCATCGAACTGCTCATGAGCGCCCACATGGAGGCCCTGTTCCTGGCGCTGGGGATCTTCCTGCCCCTCATCGTCACCAACTGCGCGGTCATCGGCCGCGCCGAGGCCTTCGCCTCCCGCAACCCCGTGGGCCACGCCGCGATGGACGGCTTCGCCATGGGGCTGGGTTTCCTGGCCGTGCTGGTGGCCCTCGGGGCCCTGCGGGAGCTGGTGGGTCACGGCACCCTGATGCGGGACGCGGATATCCTCCTCGGACCCTGGGCGGCCCACCTCGAGGTACGGCTGTGGGCGGACTACCGCGGCTTCCTGCCGGCGGTGCTACCCCCCGGGGCCTTCGTGGGCCTGGCTCTGCTTATCGCCCTGAAGAACAAGCTCGACCGCCTGGCGGCCCGGCGCCGCGCCGGCGGCCGCGGGCCGTTCGCGGTCTGGCGCGGCCTCGACCGGGCCCCAGCGGCCGAGAGGATCATGACCGATTAG
- a CDS encoding adenosylcobalamin-dependent ribonucleoside-diphosphate reductase, translated as MTEPTIDTPIARLIWRTKYRHAGEEDVTDTWQRVAAAIAAAEPRDRAAWRQRFVDLLRGFRFLPGGRILAGAGTGNRVTLFNCFVMGTIEDSMEGIFQGLKEGALTMQQGGGVGYDFSTLRPAGTVAHATGTVSSGPVAFMNIWDAMCATVLSTGARRGAMMATLRCDHPDIEAFVHAKAGGDALTRFNLSVLVSDAFMAAVEADRPWALRFPGPGGEIHREVPARALWDDIMRATYDAAEPGVLFLDTINRENNLGYCEDISATNPCGEIPLPPYGACNLGALNLARFVTAPFSGDARLDLDALAAAVPTAVRFLDNVIEVSRFPLPRQQEQAQRTRRIGLGITGLADALIMVGLPYDSDAGRALAAAVMTCLRDAAYRASVDLAAERGPCPAFEREAYLAAPFVTRLPADVRDGIARHGIRNSHLVTIAPTGTISLLADNVSGGIEPVYSFEGRRRVLQADGSHGVYDVTDRAFALWRAAGSPALGNDVLVRADQLPPRAHIAMQAAVQPFVDNAVSKTVNIAPDHPFADFKELYRHAYRQGLKGCTTYRPNAITGAVLEHAGNEEEPACLEGSHCCTIEREAD; from the coding sequence ATGACCGAACCGACCATCGACACCCCCATCGCCCGCCTCATCTGGCGGACCAAGTACCGCCACGCCGGCGAGGAGGACGTGACGGACACCTGGCAGCGGGTGGCGGCTGCCATCGCCGCCGCCGAACCCCGCGACCGGGCGGCATGGCGACAACGCTTCGTGGACTTGCTGCGCGGATTCCGCTTTCTCCCCGGCGGGCGCATCCTGGCGGGCGCCGGCACCGGTAACCGGGTCACCCTGTTCAACTGCTTCGTCATGGGGACCATCGAGGACTCCATGGAAGGGATCTTCCAGGGCCTCAAGGAGGGCGCCCTGACCATGCAGCAGGGCGGCGGCGTGGGCTACGACTTCTCCACCCTGCGCCCCGCCGGCACCGTGGCCCACGCCACCGGCACCGTCTCCTCGGGCCCCGTGGCCTTCATGAATATCTGGGACGCCATGTGTGCCACGGTGCTCTCCACCGGCGCGCGCCGCGGCGCCATGATGGCCACCCTGCGCTGCGACCACCCGGACATCGAGGCCTTCGTCCACGCCAAGGCGGGGGGCGACGCCCTCACCCGCTTCAACCTCTCGGTGCTGGTGAGCGATGCCTTCATGGCGGCGGTTGAGGCGGACCGCCCCTGGGCCCTGCGCTTCCCCGGGCCCGGCGGCGAGATCCATCGCGAGGTGCCGGCCCGCGCCCTGTGGGACGACATCATGCGCGCCACCTACGACGCCGCCGAGCCAGGCGTGCTGTTCTTGGACACCATCAATCGCGAGAACAATCTGGGCTACTGCGAGGACATCAGCGCCACCAATCCCTGCGGCGAGATCCCCCTGCCGCCCTACGGCGCCTGCAACCTGGGGGCCCTGAACCTCGCCCGTTTCGTCACCGCCCCCTTCTCCGGCGATGCCCGCCTCGACCTGGACGCCCTGGCGGCGGCCGTGCCCACGGCCGTGCGCTTCCTGGATAACGTCATCGAGGTGTCCCGCTTCCCCCTGCCCCGCCAGCAGGAACAGGCCCAACGCACCCGCCGCATCGGCCTCGGCATCACCGGCCTCGCCGACGCCCTCATCATGGTGGGCCTCCCCTACGACAGCGACGCCGGGCGCGCCCTGGCGGCCGCCGTGATGACCTGCCTGCGGGATGCCGCCTACCGCGCCTCGGTGGACCTGGCGGCGGAACGGGGCCCGTGCCCGGCCTTCGAACGGGAGGCCTATCTGGCGGCTCCCTTCGTCACCCGCCTGCCGGCGGACGTGCGGGACGGCATCGCCCGCCACGGCATCCGCAACAGCCACCTGGTGACCATCGCCCCCACGGGTACCATCTCCCTGCTCGCCGACAACGTGTCCGGGGGCATCGAGCCCGTCTATTCCTTCGAGGGCCGGCGCCGCGTACTCCAGGCCGACGGCAGCCACGGCGTCTACGACGTCACCGACCGCGCCTTCGCCCTGTGGCGGGCGGCCGGCAGCCCCGCCCTCGGTAATGACGTACTGGTGCGCGCCGACCAGCTGCCGCCGCGCGCCCACATCGCCATGCAGGCCGCCGTCCAGCCCTTCGTGGACAACGCCGTCTCCAAGACCGTCAACATCGCCCCCGACCATCCCTTCGCGGACTTCAAGGAACTCTACCGCCACGCCTACCGCCAGGGCCTCAAGGGTTGCACCACCTACCGCCCCAACGCCATCACCGGCGCGGTGCTGGAGCACGCCGGGAACGAGGAGGAACCGGCGTGCCTGGAGGGCAGCCACTGCTGCACCATCGAGCGCGAGGCCGATTGA
- a CDS encoding cbb3-type cytochrome c oxidase subunit I: MSETDKPDGLALGHMWVALATFLLASVLGAYQVLERAELIPLWAEGYYTSVTAHGVIMAYVLTTFFIAGFGYYCASAALDRPVWNKPLAWGGFGMMVVGVLMVVYALVTGQAMVMYTFYPPLTAHWTFYVGAALLVVGSIAWVVIMIVMPIQWKRDNPGQPLPLIMFSTTANATLWLWTLIGVAVEVVFQLIPLSLGLVDTVDVGLARTLFAWTLHPIVYVWLIPAYQAMYMFVPQVAGGRLFSDEMARVAFIMLLVFSLPIGFHHLYVDPFQAAGWKLFHGFGTFMVAIPTLITGFTVIAGMEIAGRLRGGRGLFGWLRTLPWHEPMVLAAGLALLMLTLGGFGGVVNASYAMNTMVHNTMWVPAHFHLIFAGTTIIMYFAIAYHLWPKMTGRELFSRRLATTQLWLWFIGIVVLTVPWHYVGLLGMPRRTAAMPYDPEFVAPWQSSAVLMAVGGIIMTVSAVLLIYNLVMTHAARTPAAERELRFAQAIQPPLKLPKPMNGFALWNWILVVYMGAGFGYPLLQFFILDVQPALAWGW, translated from the coding sequence ATGAGCGAGACGGACAAGCCCGATGGCCTCGCGCTGGGCCACATGTGGGTGGCCTTGGCCACCTTTCTGTTGGCGTCGGTGCTCGGGGCCTACCAGGTGCTGGAGCGGGCCGAGCTGATCCCGCTATGGGCGGAGGGCTATTACACTTCGGTGACGGCCCACGGCGTGATCATGGCCTACGTCCTCACCACCTTCTTCATCGCCGGTTTCGGCTACTACTGCGCCTCGGCGGCGCTGGATCGCCCGGTGTGGAACAAGCCGCTGGCCTGGGGCGGATTCGGGATGATGGTGGTGGGGGTGCTGATGGTGGTGTATGCCCTGGTCACCGGCCAGGCGATGGTGATGTACACCTTCTACCCGCCGCTCACCGCCCACTGGACCTTCTACGTGGGGGCGGCATTGCTGGTGGTGGGTTCCATCGCCTGGGTGGTGATCATGATCGTCATGCCCATCCAGTGGAAACGGGATAATCCCGGCCAGCCGCTGCCGCTGATAATGTTCTCCACCACCGCCAACGCCACCCTGTGGTTGTGGACGCTCATCGGCGTGGCGGTTGAAGTGGTGTTCCAACTCATCCCCCTGTCCCTGGGGTTGGTGGACACCGTGGACGTGGGCCTCGCCCGCACCCTGTTCGCCTGGACCCTGCATCCCATCGTCTACGTGTGGCTGATCCCTGCCTATCAGGCCATGTACATGTTCGTGCCGCAGGTGGCCGGCGGGCGCCTGTTCAGCGACGAGATGGCGCGGGTGGCCTTCATCATGCTGCTCGTCTTCAGCCTGCCCATCGGCTTCCACCACCTCTACGTCGACCCCTTCCAGGCGGCCGGCTGGAAGCTGTTCCATGGCTTCGGCACCTTCATGGTGGCCATCCCCACCCTCATTACCGGTTTCACGGTGATCGCCGGCATGGAGATCGCCGGCCGGCTGCGGGGCGGCAGGGGGCTTTTCGGCTGGCTGCGCACCCTGCCCTGGCACGAGCCCATGGTGCTGGCCGCCGGCCTGGCGCTGCTGATGCTGACCCTCGGAGGCTTCGGCGGCGTGGTGAACGCCAGCTATGCCATGAACACCATGGTCCACAACACCATGTGGGTGCCGGCTCACTTCCACCTCATCTTCGCCGGTACCACCATCATCATGTACTTCGCCATCGCCTACCATCTATGGCCCAAGATGACGGGCCGGGAGCTGTTCTCCCGCCGCCTGGCGACCACCCAGCTCTGGCTGTGGTTCATCGGTATCGTGGTGCTTACCGTGCCCTGGCACTATGTGGGGCTGTTGGGCATGCCCCGGCGTACCGCCGCCATGCCCTACGACCCGGAGTTCGTGGCTCCCTGGCAGTCGTCGGCGGTGCTGATGGCCGTCGGCGGCATCATCATGACGGTATCCGCCGTACTGCTCATCTACAACCTCGTCATGACCCATGCCGCGCGCACCCCCGCCGCAGAGCGTGAGCTGCGTTTCGCCCAGGCCATCCAGCCGCCCCTCAAGTTACCGAAGCCCATGAACGGCTTTGCCCTGTGGAACTGGATCCTGGTGGTCTACATGGGAGCCGGTTTCGGCTACCCGTTGCTGCAGTTTTTCATCCTGGACGTCCAGCCCGCGCTGGCATGGGGGTGGTGA
- the rsxG gene encoding electron transport complex subunit RsxG, with amino-acid sequence MVPEGRGPLVAGGVLAAAAFAGTLLLAVTDSHTAPYIAANEYARMLRQLTAVMPAGGYDNDPVGDTRALRDPDLLGTPEAVKVYRACRQGRPVAVAFAVVAPDGYGGPIRLMVGISAAGVVSGVRVLHHRETPGLGDDIETRHSDWIESFRGTFRGAPPDKDWKVKRDGGVFDQFTGATVTPRAVVAAVHRALVFFQRHRDELLHGDPPPPPATTPGDPS; translated from the coding sequence ATGGTTCCTGAGGGGCGGGGGCCCCTGGTGGCCGGGGGCGTGCTGGCGGCGGCGGCCTTTGCCGGGACCCTGCTGCTGGCGGTCACCGACAGCCACACGGCCCCCTACATCGCCGCCAACGAATACGCCCGCATGCTGCGCCAGCTCACCGCCGTGATGCCCGCCGGCGGCTACGACAACGATCCCGTGGGAGACACCCGGGCGCTGCGCGACCCCGACCTCCTGGGCACCCCGGAGGCGGTGAAGGTCTACCGCGCGTGCCGCCAGGGCAGGCCCGTGGCCGTGGCCTTCGCCGTGGTGGCCCCGGACGGCTATGGCGGGCCCATCCGGCTCATGGTGGGCATCAGCGCCGCCGGGGTGGTGTCGGGGGTGCGGGTGCTCCATCACCGCGAGACGCCGGGCCTCGGGGATGACATCGAGACCCGCCACAGCGACTGGATCGAGTCCTTCCGCGGCACCTTCCGGGGCGCCCCTCCCGACAAGGACTGGAAGGTGAAGCGGGACGGCGGCGTCTTCGACCAGTTCACCGGTGCCACCGTGACCCCGCGGGCGGTGGTGGCCGCGGTGCACCGCGCCCTGGTGTTCTTCCAGCGCCATCGTGACGAACTGCTGCACGGCGATCCCCCACCCCCACCGGCGACCACCCCAGGAGACCCGTCATGA
- a CDS encoding c-type cytochrome has translation MSKALSVLFLAAGLSMAAHAAPSSKVAWTVETMALIKSGDGDRGATLTERCASCHGEDGVSRSENWPSLAGQLAPYIYKQLKDYKDGQRRHGVMRALSRGLSDQDMADIAAYYAALPVPEPSEPKGGGEAAERLAKRGDGVRLIPACQSCHGRDGRGNATGGVGIAVMPSLVAQYPTYIAETLRDYKNGKRANDVYSRMRSIAAELSDDEIQALADHYGTLTTE, from the coding sequence ATGAGCAAGGCTCTGAGTGTATTGTTTCTCGCCGCGGGACTTTCCATGGCCGCTCATGCGGCGCCATCGTCCAAGGTGGCGTGGACCGTCGAGACCATGGCCCTCATCAAGTCCGGGGACGGGGATCGTGGCGCCACCTTAACGGAGCGCTGTGCGTCCTGCCACGGCGAGGATGGCGTGAGCCGGTCCGAGAACTGGCCCAGCCTGGCCGGCCAACTGGCCCCCTACATCTACAAGCAGCTCAAGGACTACAAGGATGGGCAGCGTCGCCACGGTGTCATGCGGGCGCTGTCTCGCGGGCTCTCGGATCAGGACATGGCCGACATCGCCGCCTATTATGCGGCTCTGCCGGTACCCGAGCCCAGCGAGCCCAAAGGCGGCGGTGAGGCGGCCGAACGATTGGCAAAGCGGGGCGACGGCGTACGTCTGATACCCGCCTGCCAGAGCTGTCATGGCCGCGATGGCCGGGGTAATGCCACCGGCGGTGTGGGCATAGCGGTGATGCCGTCCCTGGTGGCTCAGTATCCCACCTACATCGCCGAGACCCTGAGGGATTACAAGAACGGCAAGCGTGCCAATGACGTGTACAGCCGCATGCGCAGCATCGCGGCCGAACTCAGCGACGACGAGATCCAGGCCCTGGCGGACCATTACGGCACCCTCACCACGGAATAG